ctgagaagtgctcttttcatgtctcctccgttacttttctcggttccgttatttccgctgaaggcattcagatggattccgctaaggtccaagctgtcagtgattggcccgttccaaggtcacgtgtcgagttgcagcgctttttaggtttcgctaatttctatcggcgtttcattcgtaatttcggtcaagttgctgcccctctcacagctcttacttctgtcaagacgtgttttaagtggtccggttccgcccagggagcttttgatcttctaaaagaacgctttacgtccgctcctatcctcgttactcctgacgtcactagacaattcattgtcgaggttgaccttcagaggtaggcgtgggagccatcctatcccagcgcttccagtctgacgataaggttcatccttgcgcttatttttctcatcgcctgtcgccatctgagcgcaactatgatgtgggtaaccgtgaactgctcgccatccgcttagccctaggcgaatggcgacagtggttggagggggcgaccgttccttttgtcgtttggacagaccataagaaccttgagtacatccgttctgccaaacgacttaatgcccgtcaagctcgttgggcgttgtttttcgctcgtttcgagtttgtgatttcttaccgtccgggtagcaagaacaccaagcctgatgccttatcccgtctgtttagttcttctgtggcttctactgatcccgaggggattcttccttatgggcgtgttgtcgggttaacagtctggggaattgaaagacaggttaagcaagcactcacgcacactgcgtcgccgcgcgcttgtcctagtaacctccttttcgttcctgtttccactcgtctggctgttcttcagtgggctcactctgccaagttagcgggtcatcccggtgttcgaggcactcttgcgtctattcgccagcgcttttggtggccgactcaggagcgtgacacgcgccgtttcgtggctgcttgttcggactgcgcgcagactaagtcgggtaactctcctcctgccggtcgtctcagaccgctccccattccttctcgaccatggtctcacattgccttagacttcattaccggtctgcctttgtctgcggggaagactgtgattctgacggttgtcgataggttctctaaggcggcacatttcattcccctcgctaaacttccttccgctaaggagacggcacaaatcattattgagaatgtattcagaattcatggcctcccgttagacgccgtttcagacagaggtccgcaattcacgtcacagttttggagggagttctgtcgtttgattggtgcgtccgtcagtctctcttccgggtttcatccccagtctaacggtcaagcagagagggccaatcagacgattggtcgcatactacgcagcctttctttcagaaaccctgcgtcttgggcagaacagctcccctgggcagaatacgctcacaattcgcttccttcgtctgctaccgggttatctccgtttcagagtagtctgggttaccagcctcctctgttctcatcccagcttgccgagtccagcgttccctccgctcaagcgtttgtccaacgttgtgagcgcacctggaggagggtgaggtctgcactttgccgttacagggcacagacggtgagagccgccaataaacgcaggattaagagtccaaggtattgttgcggccagagagtgtggctttccactcgcaaccttcctcttacgacagcttctcgtaagttgactccgcggttcattggtccgttccgtgtctcccaggtcgtcaatcctgtcgctgtgcgactgcttcttccgcgacatcttcgtcgcgtccatcctgtcttccatgtctcctgtgttaagccctttcttcgcaccccgttcgtcttccctcccccctcccgtccttgtcgagagcgcacctatttacaaggtacataagattatggacatgcgttctcgggggacggggtcaccaatacctagtggattgggagggttacggtcctgaggagaggagttgggttccgtctcgggacgtgctggaccgttcgctcatcgatgatttcctccgttgccgccaggattcctcctcgagtgcgccaggaggcgctcggtgagtgggggtactgtcatgtttgtcatttattgtcatgtcttgtccctgtgctccccatgctattcgtttccctctgctggtcttgtttggttctttccctccttctatccctctctctccccctccctctctcactctctcgctctctcttctctctgtcgttccgttcctgctcccagctgttcctattcccctaatcatcatttagtcttcccgcacctgttcccgatcctttcccctgattagagtccctatttattcctttgtgatccgttcctgtcccgtcggttccttgtattgtattcaccatgctgtgattgcgtttcgccctgtcctgtcgtgtttttgccgtgattgtgtatcaccctgtcctgtcgtgttttgtgccttcatcagatgctgcgtgtgagcaggtgtctcagtcgactacggcctgcgcctacccgaagcgacctgcagtctgtggccgcttctccagttgtttcccctctacaaatctagaggatttctgttattccgttttggactttaataaactctgtttctgttaagtcgcgtttgggtcctctttcacctgcatgacaatcaatgccttcctcttgcaaggaactgctgacacactccaaccacatgaggtctagcattgtcttgcattaggaggaacccagggccaaccacaccagcatattgTCTCACAAGGGGtatgaggatctcatctcggtacctaatggcagtcaggctacctctggcgagcacatggagggctgtgcggccccccaaagaaattccaccccacaccatgactgacccaccgccaaaccggtcatgctggaggatgttgcaggcagcagaacgtctccagactgtcacttctgtcacatgtgctcagtgtgaacctgctttcatctgtgaagagcacagggcgccagtggcgattttgccaatcttggtgttctctggcaaatgccaaatgtcctgcatggtgttgggctgtaagcaaaacccccacctgtggatgtcgggccctcataccaccctcactgtttctgaccgtttgagcagacacatgcacatttgtggcctgctggaggtcatttttcagggctctggcagtgctcctcctgctcctccttgcacaaaggcggaggtcgCGGTCCTGCTGctaggttgttgccctcctacggcctcctccacatctcctgatgtactggcctgtctcctggtagcgcatccatgctctggacactacactgacacacacagcaaACCTTTGTTAGAGGAAATCGTAGTtaagatgattaattatgtatacattattgattagaaccatttatactaatactattatgttatgatatgaaaagtaaaagttattcgttaagctgttactgaaaatgtaagcagaactaatttgattgtctgtgccttttgggaaggtcaagggggagaaaaagcttttcagacaagataagaatgtttgggttttTGTTCCATTGGTAAGAGAAAAGTATATCTTCtagacaggttgtaatgtctggtttatgaggggagtagaaagcatctccggacctaaacaaaaaaacaacggggctatcgtgggaaactgatgatgtcattttgagtttataacctgtggaaatctgtgtatgtaGTTAGTACTcttctggaattaaacgctctttacctggcttttaagactggtctcgatctacttcatgcataattaatgaacttacaattcattaatgaattagaaatgagtgctaattggttttggcaattaaaacataaaggaatttagaattcctctatcaaccttcttgccacatctcgcattgatgtaccatcctggatgagctgcactacctgagccacttgtgtgggttgtagactctgtctcatgctaccactagagtgaaagcattgccagcattcaaaagtgaccaaaacatccaccaggaagcataggaactgagaagtggtctgtggtccccaccaacagaaccactccttttattgggggggtgtcttgctaaatgcctataatttccacctgttgtctattccatttgcacaacagcatgtgaaatttattgtaaATCAGTGTTGcctcctaagtggacagtttgatttcacagaagtgtggttgacttggagttacattgtgttgtttaagtgttccctttattgttttgagcagtgtatgtgtatatattgtaGGTTCTAGCATGCaacaatgaataatgtggaacaaATAAATACTATCAAAGGACACCTTACAATTTACAATAATGAACACCTTGTAAAATAGATGTGAAAACCAATCTGGCAATATTTAAGATTTTAATACATAAACTTTGATTGTTTTTGGTAAAGTTGTGTCATTAATTTATTTTCACAGATTTTCTGTAGACTAACATGTCAATCATAGACTAAAATTGTGAATTCTGCCTTCCTCTTGcaaggaactgctgacacactccaaccacatgaggtctagcattgtcttgcactaggaggaacccagggccagtTGAATATAGAAGAGGTGGATGCTGTGTGGGTGGGAGGTTCAGACTGtcacttgttctcaacaggcagcCAGCCTCAGAAGGGGGActtgaagagagagaacaggcgcTGCTGCTCTCTTTGTTCTGAGTGTTTGCAGTGCTAGTGTTTTTAGTTCATATGTGTATCTCACATATTATGTGCCCAGTATGATAGAGCAGAGTCTCTACTGCCAGAGACACACACCTGATCCTCACCTACCTGCAGATCACACCTGATAAACTATCTGATGGTACAAAGTTTACTTTTACTGTTTCCCCTCACTGTAAGTCACAGGATCACATTCAACAATAAAACTGATACTCTGTATTTTCTCCTTCAGTTTCAGATGGACTGAGTCCAGGTTCAATCACTGGTATAATAATAGCAGCAGTGATTATAGCAGCAGTGATTATAGCAGCAGTGATATGTTACCTGCTGAGAGGTaagttatgatgatgatgacatcaTAATCTGTTGAACCATTTAACACAACCACCTcctgatgaacagagaggagggttacATTGGTGGCTTTTGATGAACAGCTTTCAGTTTCTGCTACTTTACTGTCTCGAGATTTTCTGCCCCAATGCAGACGTAACATGGTCATCTGAAGAGGGAGTCACTTTCTGCCGCAGGTAGACCTGCATGGAATATTCATGTCCTTATGGTTAAATGCATTTAATCATTCTAGCTGTTTTTGTGTCTGAATCCTGCTAACTCACCCTAAACTCACCTATCCCCCTCCAGCAAATACAAACGGTCCACATGAAAACAGAGTGGAAAACTACTTcagaatgaaggagaggaagacagaaagaaAACAGGATCAAGAAGAAGAGGGGTCAGCCACAGCAGACACACCAGTGCCTCAGACAGAAGGAAGGGATATTGACCCAGGGGAGGACAAAGTGGAAAGGTGACAATTGGATAATTCTCCAGTTGCATACACGCAAATAAGCAATGATGACAATTTCACCTACACAATACAAGGTGTAGCTATAATCATATTGCTTACACACCTATCCTATCGAGGCACAAGGCGAgacacagatgcagacacaggaagcagatggttggagtcttacaatgtttattaatccaaaggggtaggcaagagaatggtcgtggacaggcaaaaaagTCCAAACCAGACCAGAGTCCAATAGGTACCGAAGTGCAGGTAGAATCAAGGTCAGGGCATTTGTATTCATGAACCAGCTCGGCTTTTATGTAGTAAAAGTCTATTTGAACTCACAAGCTCCTGTATTTGTGAAATATGATTGACCGAATATTTCCACGATAAGAACCATAGAAAAACATTTGCAGAttctccctgcaacctaaaaatgtacATTCCCAGAACAGGCAAAATGTTCACTTCCAATCTCAGAACGTTTAGAAAAGTTCAGTTTTAACGGTCAGGAAACGTATGGCATTGTtaccagaaccaatgggaaaccaaaaaaaaaacatacattcccacaacttccaaggaaccaagtgtgctagctgggctaacagcCATAACCACAATACTGTAGCAGTGCTTCAAAATCAAGACAAGGTTGACCTAGAGGTGAAAATGGGCCTATTCAAAGTGGACATTCAAGTGCTTGTTATGCTAAGCAAGACTATTTGACCAAAAACTTCCCCTCCTCTGTAGTTACCAGTTAAATAACATGTTACTATTGTATAGGTACTGTGATTATTGTCTATTGGTCCATTTAGTTATCTGTGAATGTTTGTTTTCCTTATGTTTTGATATTGAGAAGCGTACTGCCATAATAATAATagcactgtattatactatacattataCTGTGAACATGAAATACATTCACTTTACTAGTCTTACTTTATTTCTACCTCATGTTGCCTGCTCAACCCCAACCTGTTTTCTACCTCTTCACATTTGGATCAGTGAGTAGGCCTAGTCAAAAATGCCTGGTCTCCAAGGCAACACTGCACCAGTCTTTGAAAGCGGTCTGGTGCATTACAGTCTGAATGACATTCAGAGGACATTGTAGGGCATGTGTGTGTTCGCCTGTGGCCGGGGCACAGATTATCATTTAAAGAGCAAAATGCCTACTGTGTctctgtacacagtgctgtaggTTTTGGTAGGGAAGTTGGATATGTCTAAAACTCCCCTTCACTGTCCTGTACCCCACCTGTGAGTCCAGTCTACTACAGCCTCTGCTAAGAGGTCTGGACTTCGATAAGAGGTCAGGTCATTCGTCCCATAAAACACTGGGTTGCTGGTTCAAACTCGGCTCCTGCTATTCCCACTATGTCACTACAGATAAAATCCCAAACACACTggtcatcagaccagtcaatatTTATTTAGTCGTCAATACAACAGACAAAAACAGATGGTAAAATAATGGTAAATGCAGGATATATGGACAATGGGTTTAAAAATGCAGATAGCAGTACATTAAAATGACAGAAATTAGTTACTAAATCAGTTTAAAAATATCCATTCCTtctgatcctgtgtgtgtgtgcgcagatgTCACAGAGACAGAttggcagtgtgtgtttgtgtctcagaGGGACAGGTTGACGTCACTCTTCTGTTTGCCAGAGCTGAGGCTGTGTATCATGGCGATCATAGAAGAGTGTTTGTTCAGCTCGTCCTCTTTCTTCTGCAGTTTGGCCTCCACCTGGGCTTTCTGCAGCTCCAGAGAGGacgcctggagaggagaggacacgagaggggacaggaggaaaggacaggagagggtgaaggagagaggagacgggacagggaaggagaggggacaaaGAGCCAACTTCCTTACCAGAAAGGACTTTATATTATAATCATTTAGATCTCCCCTTGTGGAGTTGGTTATTGTCTTATTCAGTACTGTGTACAAGCTAGCTGGCGACCCCCCCTCCAATACTTTACCAGTGTGTTCTTACCCTGATGCTGGCCTCTTTTCTGGCCAGCTCAGTCTTGTTGAGTTCCTTCCTCAGAATATCCACTGTTTCCTCTagttcttccctctctttctctttcgctctccccctctcctcctgacCCCGCAACTCACCACGCAGACctgagagaagagggacagagttagcgagagaaagggagaaagagagacagtaaaCGTGAGGGAAggtaggagagagaaggggtcgggagtaagagagggaaggagagagtaagagagtggTAACTGGTTTAGCTCAAACTGACCTGTGATGTCACAGTTTCTCTGCTGAAGCTCTGATTGAAAGGATTTCAtttgctcctgtctctctctcagctcacaCAAAGCCctgaaaaagagaaagaaaaaagtaTTGTAAATAGTTGGCGAGGGAATGTTTTTATTGCTACTGTGTCTGTCTTACTTGTCGTGCTGTAGTCGTAGTGTGTCCTGGGTCTTCCTCAGTGTGTCCATCTGTTTAATGAGGGAGATATGAGCCGCCTGCAGCTCCTTCAACAGACGCTCACTCTCATTAAACCTACACAGGAACAGGAATCGCATCATCAAATACATGCATATGAAACGTCTTTGTAGAGAAGACCATAGAGATCAGCGTGTGAGAGTGTGACCTGTTAAGCAGCTGGTTATAGGATCCTTTGAGAGACTGGTGTTCCTGAGAGTCAGCCTGCAGCCTAGCATTGTGTTGCAACAACTCCTCGATGTCTCCCTTGGCCCTCTCTGCCTCCAGCACCTGGCTGCCCAACTCCAcctaacagacacacacctgtTAGCATCTGCTAGCTAGTCTTTAGCAGAACAGTAACGCTAAACCTCTTAGCATGTGCTAACTCTTCTGTTACGAACctgcagctcctctctcctctgctctgcctcCTTCAGCATAGATGCTAGCTTACGTGCctacagagagaccgagacaaagGCCATCTGTGTTAGAAGCCAAGGCCTCTTTAtgcgcgtctgtgtgtgtgttgttacctcGGCCTCTGCCTGAGCTCGTTGACAGCGGTACTGAGTGATGAGGCGGTCGGcctgagagagagccagagcttTGGCCTCTAACAGATCCTGTAACCTCCCCTCtttagactggagagagagggagagagaagcagttACAATACTAACTCAATTAAATGTCTCATGGTGGTTACATCGAATGCAAAGAAATGGTGGAAATGAGTTGACAGCACCACAGTGACCATCAGAGTTGACAGCACCACAGTGACCATCAGAGTTGACAGCACCACAGTGACCATCAGAGTTGACAGCACCACCGTGACCGTCAGAGTTGACAGCACCACCGTGACCGTCAGAGTTGACAGCACCACCGTGACCATCAGTTGACAGGTATGGAGTTGGAAGGTCTGGGGGAGATCCTCACCGCCAGAGAGGAGATCTTCTGTTCATAAACATCCATGATCTCTGACACACGCACATCCTTCATCTGATCCTGCAACTACAACACATACACgtcacacacaccatctacaACACACGTCAGAATAAAAActcacacacaccatctacaACACACGTCAGAATACAGACTCGCACACACCATCTACAACACACGTCAGAATACAGACTCGCACACACCATCTACAACACACGTCAGaatacagactcacacacacacaccatctacaaCACACGTCAGaatacagactcacacacacacaccatctacaaCACACGTCAGaatacaaactcacacacaccatctacaACACACGTCAGaatacagactcacacacacacacaccatctacaaCACACGTCAGaatacagactcacacacacacacaccatctacaaCACACGTCAGaatacagactcacacacacacacaccatctacaaCACACGTCAGaatacagactcacacacacaccatctacaaCACGTcagaatacagacacacacacacaccatctacaaCACACGTCAGaatacagacgcacacacaccatCTACAACACACGTCAGaatacagactcacacacaccatctacaACACACGTCAGAATAcagactcacatacacacacaccatctacaaCACACGTCAGAATACAGACGCACACACCTCCATGCCGTTCTGTAGTTTCTCTATGAGGCTGTGAATGCTGTGGGAGGGGCTGGAGGGAGAAGGCCCTGATAGGCTTTTCCCCATGGGGGCTGGGACATCCTGTTGCACAGCAACCCGTTTGACAGACAGCTCAGCCTCCCTCTGGCGATATGCATTGTTGGCAGCGATGCTCTCCCCTAGACTGAGACACAGGCAGCAGTCAGAATAAACACTGACTGACTAAACATGTGGGTATGTGTTCAATCACTCACACCAGAGAAGGGAAGTCTGGGAGAGGCGTGGCCTCCAACAGTAGACGAAGCCCGGTCTGAACATGCTCTCTGTGACTGGACGTCAGCGCCAGAGAGAGGGGCGTGACCATCCTCTGGTCCTGTAAGGAGAGACATTTAACTATGGCAATCTTTAAGCTCGGcaccacaggtgtgtgtgtgtatgtgtgcgtgtaccTGTAGTATTCTGTAGAAGCTGGTCTCCATGTCCTTCACCTGCTGTCTCAGTTTACTCATCAACTCCACAGCCTTCAACACAGCCTCACCACACACCTGACTGGAACACACACAGGTGTTAACAGccatgttctgtgtgtgtgtgtgtatattctgAGGGTGTGTGTGGTCACTGACCTGAGGCTACTGTCGTGGCCGGTAAGGGGGCAGGTGAGCGGGTCATTGTTATGGCAACAGGAGAGCAGTAGTTccacctgagagagacagagctgggaGCTCATCTGACGAGACACCACCCTACACACCGAGTCCTCACTACACAGCAGTGGAAGAGTTAaggctgatacacacacacacacacacacacacacacacacacacacacacacacacacacacacacacacacacacacacacacacacacacacacacacacacacacacacacacacacacacacacacacacaaaggatatTTAGCAGCAGGCTGGTGGTGTGTGTTGTGCGTATGCAGTGTGTTCTGAGCTGGCTGTCTGGTGCGGCTGGGTCCAGTCCCTGCAGTAGATCCAACACCACTGGAACCAACAACTCAACGAAGCccaacacg
This genomic window from Oncorhynchus gorbuscha isolate QuinsamMale2020 ecotype Even-year linkage group LG07, OgorEven_v1.0, whole genome shotgun sequence contains:
- the cip2a gene encoding protein CIP2A isoform X2, with amino-acid sequence MDVTTCLKSLLLAIHQYRDNRTAHNAAQLQKQVEELSGMQCVRLLSSGQVLPSECVCGLVELAGDPNTSPALTGTIISLLAQLVCDDESRDVLQSSYNLTSTLASIIHCHSSTPREPLVLQCLKVLQRLTYNGQIFYCANYIHELIDFLMSNIQSHNDDITMPCLGLMANLVRYNLSVQTHIKALSNVKVFYRTLINFLAHNSLTVVVFALSILASLTLNEDVGEKLFHSKNIHQTFQLIFNIIVNGDGTLTRKYSVDLLVDLLKNPKMADYLTRYEHFSVCVSQVLGLLHVKDPDSAAKVLELLLALCGVSGLRSLLCEVVFRPAAPRLRAASRRQGAGLDAGQKTEPGLALIQWLSSPAEGEELCCLQALQLLTELLEEALGSQVVSVCVLGFVELLVPVVLDLLQGLDPAAPDSQLRTHCIRTTHTTSLLLMLCSEDSVCRVVSRQMSSQLCLSQVELLLSCCHNNDPLTCPLTGHDSSLSQVCGEAVLKAVELMSKLRQQVKDMETSFYRILQDQRMVTPLSLALTSSHREHVQTGLRLLLEATPLPDFPSLVLGESIAANNAYRQREAELSVKRVAVQQDVPAPMGKSLSGPSPSSPSHSIHSLIEKLQNGMEDQMKDVRVSEIMDVYEQKISSLASKEGRLQDLLEAKALALSQADRLITQYRCQRAQAEAEARKLASMLKEAEQRREELQVELGSQVLEAERAKGDIEELLQHNARLQADSQEHQSLKGSYNQLLNRFNESERLLKELQAAHISLIKQMDTLRKTQDTLRLQHDKALCELRERQEQMKSFQSELQQRNCDITGLRGELRGQEERGRAKEKEREELEETVDILRKELNKTELARKEASIRASSLELQKAQVEAKLQKKEDELNKHSSMIAMIHSLSSGKQKSDVNLSL
- the cip2a gene encoding protein CIP2A isoform X1 translates to MDVTTCLKSLLLAIHQYRDNRTAHNAAQLQKQVEELSGMQCVRLLSSGQVLPSECVCGLVELAGDPNTSPALTGTIISLLAQLVCDDESRDVLQSSYNLTSTLASIIHCHSSTPREPLVLQCLKVLQRLTYNGQIFYCANYIHELIDFLMSNIQSHNDDITMPCLGLMANLVRYNLSVQTHIKALSNVKVFYRTLINFLAHNSLTVVVFALSILASLTLNEDVGEKLFHSKNIHQTFQLIFNIIVNGDGTLTRKYSVDLLVDLLKNPKMADYLTRYEHFSVCVSQVLGLLHVKDPDSAAKVLELLLALCGVSGLRSLLCEVVFRPAAPRLRAASRRQGAGLDAGQKTEPGLALIQWLSSPAEGEELCCLQALQLLTELLEEALGSQVVSVCVLGFVELLVPVVLDLLQGLDPAAPDSQLRTHCIRTTHTTSLLLMLCSEDSVCRVVSRQMSSQLCLSQVELLLSCCHNNDPLTCPLTGHDSSLSQVCGEAVLKAVELMSKLRQQVKDMETSFYRILQDQRMVTPLSLALTSSHREHVQTGLRLLLEATPLPDFPSLVLGESIAANNAYRQREAELSVKRVAVQQDVPAPMGKSLSGPSPSSPSHSIHSLIEKLQNGMELQDQMKDVRVSEIMDVYEQKISSLASKEGRLQDLLEAKALALSQADRLITQYRCQRAQAEAEARKLASMLKEAEQRREELQVELGSQVLEAERAKGDIEELLQHNARLQADSQEHQSLKGSYNQLLNRFNESERLLKELQAAHISLIKQMDTLRKTQDTLRLQHDKALCELRERQEQMKSFQSELQQRNCDITGLRGELRGQEERGRAKEKEREELEETVDILRKELNKTELARKEASIRASSLELQKAQVEAKLQKKEDELNKHSSMIAMIHSLSSGKQKSDVNLSL